A part of Sulfurimonas sp. HSL-1716 genomic DNA contains:
- a CDS encoding chemotaxis protein CheX yields MRAVVKDGIGVFYPQGFLDGNNAPSYLTIEDIRATEDLKIDMLLVSLKKVIFFNLNGIDVFVKLLHRIRTKNHISIGICDYDQKKYEAITTYYKDNLSFSLFKTQKTAELFSKSYKNQDKTVLLYNNDPSQRSALAIELYDNGHNPVIAQTREDFLEKSANPDAYYDIIEDSHLGLIGQKVATRVTGNAIIYTVSGFLDAEIGNSFNILYHNNSLNVGFRLFIFDAYKVLSLNIHAVNFLSKLCSSAAEYNATICFVGMTFDKTPAVFKEELEDAGMMFFDNMDDILQDKELLEELGGSSSGSGKNKRSLTKIVVQELPDFIEATVSTIAMMTNAKAVKRSADIQKLFIDNLNTKMASSIGFYGDIDGMIILIFQKNVAKKSCALLIGEETDDVNMILDALAEFVNIIGGRAKTLLSEKHISIDITLPRTYSDVSGLLEVVDDKKGVQVDMSFNDANFTFFLTR; encoded by the coding sequence ATGAGAGCGGTAGTAAAAGACGGCATAGGAGTGTTTTATCCCCAAGGTTTTTTAGACGGGAACAATGCTCCCTCCTATTTGACGATAGAAGATATACGAGCAACCGAGGATCTAAAAATCGATATGCTTCTGGTTTCGCTAAAAAAAGTTATCTTTTTCAATCTCAACGGTATCGACGTTTTTGTAAAACTGCTTCATAGAATTCGTACCAAAAACCATATTTCCATCGGTATCTGCGATTATGACCAAAAAAAATATGAAGCGATCACGACATACTACAAGGACAATCTTTCATTTTCACTCTTTAAAACTCAAAAAACGGCCGAACTTTTTTCAAAATCCTATAAAAATCAGGACAAGACCGTTCTTTTATATAACAACGATCCTTCGCAACGTTCCGCTTTGGCAATAGAACTTTACGACAACGGGCACAACCCTGTAATAGCACAAACAAGAGAAGATTTTCTTGAAAAATCCGCAAATCCCGATGCCTACTATGACATAATCGAAGACTCTCATCTCGGACTTATAGGGCAAAAAGTCGCCACCCGCGTTACGGGAAATGCCATCATCTATACCGTATCGGGATTTTTAGACGCCGAGATAGGAAATTCGTTCAATATCTTATATCATAACAACTCGCTCAACGTAGGCTTCAGGCTTTTTATTTTTGACGCTTATAAAGTGCTCTCTTTAAACATCCATGCGGTGAATTTTCTTTCAAAGCTCTGTTCCTCCGCTGCGGAATACAATGCGACCATATGCTTTGTGGGTATGACTTTTGACAAGACTCCCGCCGTATTCAAAGAAGAGCTTGAAGATGCAGGCATGATGTTTTTTGACAATATGGATGATATCCTGCAAGACAAGGAGCTGCTCGAAGAGTTGGGCGGAAGCAGTTCCGGTTCAGGAAAGAACAAACGCTCACTTACAAAGATCGTCGTTCAGGAACTTCCCGATTTTATCGAAGCCACAGTCTCCACGATAGCTATGATGACAAATGCCAAAGCCGTCAAAAGGTCAGCCGATATACAGAAACTTTTTATCGACAACCTAAATACGAAAATGGCGAGTTCGATCGGATTTTACGGAGACATAGACGGGATGATAATCCTGATATTTCAAAAAAACGTCGCCAAAAAAAGCTGCGCTCTGCTCATAGGCGAAGAGACGGATGACGTAAACATGATATTAGACGCCCTCGCCGAATTTGTAAATATCATCGGCGGACGCGCAAAAACGCTGCTGTCTGAAAAACATATCAGCATAGACATCACGCTGCCAAGGACCTACTCTGACGTCTCAGGTTTATTGGAAGTGGTCGATGATAAAAAAGGCGTTCAGGTCGATATGAGCTTTAACGATGCCAATTTCACCTTTTTTCTGACAAGGTGA
- the rpe gene encoding ribulose-phosphate 3-epimerase → MLVAPSVLSADFGNLADDVKAICEAGCDLVHVDVMDGHFVPNLTIGPVVVSAIAKAATKPLDIHLMVQNNTFFVELFAPLKPEYISFHIEEEKHPHRLIQKIRSLGIKPAIVLNPHTPPEAIEYILEDLDMVLVMSVNPGFGGQSFIPNVVKKIKRLKELRDAINPNCLIEIDGGVTDKNIEMLRDAGVDVCVAGSYVFKHDSYKEAIDSLKC, encoded by the coding sequence ATGCTTGTAGCTCCTAGTGTACTCTCGGCGGACTTCGGCAATCTGGCAGATGACGTAAAAGCGATCTGTGAAGCGGGATGTGATCTTGTTCATGTCGACGTTATGGACGGGCACTTTGTCCCCAATCTGACTATCGGCCCCGTTGTCGTGTCTGCGATCGCAAAAGCGGCGACAAAGCCTCTGGATATCCATCTAATGGTCCAAAATAACACGTTTTTCGTAGAACTTTTCGCTCCTTTGAAACCGGAGTATATCTCTTTTCACATCGAAGAGGAAAAACATCCTCACAGACTTATCCAAAAGATCAGATCTTTGGGCATAAAACCAGCGATCGTTTTAAATCCCCACACCCCTCCAGAAGCGATCGAATATATACTCGAAGATCTTGACATGGTCCTTGTCATGAGCGTAAATCCGGGATTTGGCGGACAGAGTTTTATACCAAACGTAGTCAAAAAGATAAAACGCTTAAAAGAGCTTAGAGATGCCATAAATCCCAACTGTCTCATAGAGATCGACGGCGGCGTCACGGACAAGAACATAGAGATGCTTCGCGATGCGGGAGTCGATGTGTGTGTGGCAGGAAGTTATGTATTTAAACATGACTCGTATAAAGAAGCGATAGATAGTCTAAAATGTTAA
- a CDS encoding phosphoribosylanthranilate isomerase, producing MRTKICGITSFEDAMAAIDAGTDALGFVFYKESSRYISKEDAKKIIKKLPPFIEKVALFVNEDAQTIDEICSYTGATLAQIHFEADQSFYASLKTPHLKVIRAKTKEDVLKYQDEYRLIDAYSESYGGAGKRINTEWFDDIDCSKIILAGGLDPQNVADLKQYGFYGVDVSSGVEKSKGKKDHKKVGEFIKNAR from the coding sequence ATGAGAACGAAGATCTGCGGAATAACCTCTTTTGAAGATGCAATGGCGGCCATCGATGCAGGTACGGATGCTTTGGGATTCGTCTTTTACAAAGAGTCTTCCAGATATATATCCAAAGAGGATGCAAAAAAGATCATAAAAAAGCTTCCCCCATTTATAGAAAAAGTTGCCCTTTTCGTAAATGAAGATGCCCAAACGATAGATGAGATATGTTCATACACCGGAGCCACGCTGGCACAGATACATTTTGAAGCCGACCAAAGCTTTTACGCTTCGCTAAAGACTCCGCATCTTAAGGTTATACGGGCAAAAACAAAAGAGGATGTCCTAAAATATCAAGATGAATACAGACTTATCGACGCGTACTCAGAAAGTTACGGCGGAGCCGGCAAACGAATAAATACCGAGTGGTTTGACGATATCGACTGCTCAAAGATAATTCTTGCAGGCGGACTCGATCCTCAAAATGTAGCCGATCTGAAACAATACGGTTTTTACGGCGTCGACGTAAGCAGCGGCGTCGAAAAAAGCAAAGGCAAGAAAGATCATAAAAAAGTAGGAGAGTTTATAAAAAATGCTAGGTGA
- a CDS encoding 3'-5' exonuclease, which yields MLGDFALDRKSLSKLSTAGLSYESIKSQTRSEDVDFTLELWRAQGLNIVRDKALYYYATKFIDIKDAVFCIVDVETNGSKTDKHQIIEIGAVKILNGEIIDTFESLVHCTDINKHITDITGISVEDTKNAPPLKQVMQEFKLFLADSIFVAHDVKFDFKFISSMMEKIGLSPILNRHLCSINLAERTIESYRYGLSYLNALLELHKEATHHRALSDAITTAKLFIKSLSQLDNNVTTVEDLINFSKNERRLKRPKFDPLLKDEEE from the coding sequence ATGCTAGGTGATTTCGCACTCGACAGAAAAAGCCTCTCCAAGCTTTCAACCGCCGGCCTCTCGTATGAGAGCATAAAATCGCAAACCCGCTCGGAAGATGTAGATTTTACATTGGAACTCTGGCGGGCGCAGGGGTTAAATATCGTCAGAGACAAAGCTCTTTATTATTATGCTACGAAATTTATCGATATCAAAGATGCCGTATTTTGCATCGTCGATGTAGAGACGAACGGCTCCAAAACGGACAAACATCAGATCATTGAGATCGGTGCGGTAAAGATACTAAACGGAGAGATCATAGATACTTTTGAAAGTTTAGTCCATTGTACCGACATCAACAAACATATTACCGACATCACGGGAATAAGCGTAGAAGATACAAAAAATGCACCGCCGCTCAAACAGGTAATGCAGGAGTTCAAACTCTTTTTGGCCGACAGCATCTTTGTGGCGCATGACGTAAAGTTCGACTTTAAGTTCATCTCTTCCATGATGGAAAAGATCGGTTTGAGTCCTATATTAAACAGACATCTATGCAGCATAAATCTTGCGGAGAGGACTATCGAATCATACAGATACGGACTATCCTATCTCAATGCGCTTTTAGAGCTGCATAAAGAAGCGACACATCACAGAGCACTCTCAGATGCAATCACTACCGCGAAACTGTTCATAAAATCTTTGAGCCAGCTCGATAATAATGTAACAACGGTAGAAGATCTGATAAATTTTTCAAAGAATGAAAGAAGATTGAAGAGACCGAAATTCGATCCCCTTTTAAAAGATGAAGAGGAATAA
- the accA gene encoding acetyl-CoA carboxylase carboxyl transferase subunit alpha, with amino-acid sequence MATYLDFEQKIKQIQEEIIAAEVRRDDQAVQILKKDLDKEVSKTYKNLSPFQKLQLARHQDRPYALDYINILMHDMYEIHGDRHFRDDPAIICYLGYIGEEKVMVIGEQKGRGTKNKLKRNFGMPNPEGYRKALRAAQMAEKFHIPVLMLIDTPGAYPGLGAEERNQSEAIARNLLELSKLNTQTISVVIGEGGSGGALAIGVADRLAMMRYSVFSVISPEGCSAILWNDPSKVETATKALRITSGDLKELNLIDDVIDEPLIGAHRDREGAAKALGDYFLNQLQELRAMNDEERMQQRYERLVGIGEFSE; translated from the coding sequence TTGGCAACATATCTTGATTTTGAACAAAAAATAAAACAGATACAAGAGGAGATAATCGCTGCAGAAGTCCGTCGCGACGATCAAGCAGTACAGATTTTAAAAAAAGATCTGGATAAAGAAGTATCCAAGACGTATAAAAATCTATCTCCGTTTCAAAAACTGCAACTTGCTCGTCATCAAGATCGCCCTTATGCACTCGATTATATCAATATTTTGATGCATGATATGTATGAGATCCATGGAGACCGCCATTTTAGGGATGACCCTGCGATCATCTGCTATCTTGGCTACATCGGCGAAGAAAAAGTGATGGTCATCGGTGAACAAAAGGGACGCGGAACCAAAAACAAGCTAAAACGCAACTTCGGTATGCCAAATCCCGAAGGATACCGCAAAGCCCTGCGTGCCGCTCAGATGGCCGAGAAATTTCATATTCCCGTCTTGATGCTCATAGACACTCCGGGCGCATACCCTGGCTTAGGAGCAGAAGAGAGAAACCAAAGCGAAGCGATCGCAAGAAACCTGCTTGAACTTTCCAAACTCAATACGCAGACGATCTCCGTGGTCATAGGCGAAGGCGGAAGCGGCGGAGCACTCGCAATCGGTGTGGCGGACAGACTTGCTATGATGCGTTACTCCGTCTTTAGCGTTATCTCTCCTGAAGGGTGTTCGGCTATTTTATGGAACGATCCGAGCAAAGTGGAAACGGCGACAAAAGCGCTTAGAATAACAAGCGGAGACCTTAAAGAGCTAAACCTTATTGACGACGTGATAGATGAGCCGCTTATCGGTGCGCATCGCGACAGGGAGGGTGCGGCAAAAGCACTGGGTGATTATTTCTTGAACCAGCTTCAAGAACTGCGCGCTATGAATGACGAGGAAAGAATGCAGCAACGCTACGAAAGGCTTGTCGGAATAGGCGAGTTTTCGGAATAG
- a CDS encoding beta-ketoacyl-ACP synthase II codes for MRRVVVTGLGMINSIGHDKESSFKAMCAGECGIDTITIFDPSDYAVKIAGEVKDFDPSAVMDAKEVKKADRFIHLGLKAAKEAIEDARFSDEIDNERFGISAASGIGGLPAIEKNSIIIETKGPRRISPFFIPSALVNMLGGFVSIAHDLKGPNLSSVTACAAGTHAISEAAKTIMCNGADRMLVVAAESAITGAGVGGFAAMKALSTRNEDPKHASRPFDSGRDGFVMGEGAGALVLEEYETAVARGANIYAEIIGFGESGDASHITTPSLDGPLRAMKAAYKMAGEPKLDYVNAHGTSTPINDKNETAAVKELLGGAQNCPPMSSIKGQIGHCLGAAGGIEAVTCLMAMRDGIIPPTINYETPDENCDLDYVPNQARKAELNVVMSNSFGFGGTNGVVIFKKI; via the coding sequence ATGAGAAGAGTTGTAGTAACCGGGTTAGGAATGATAAATTCAATAGGACATGATAAAGAAAGTTCGTTTAAAGCTATGTGCGCCGGTGAATGTGGAATAGATACTATAACTATATTCGATCCTAGTGATTATGCTGTAAAAATAGCGGGAGAGGTCAAAGATTTCGATCCCTCTGCCGTCATGGATGCCAAAGAGGTTAAAAAAGCCGACAGATTCATCCATTTAGGATTAAAAGCCGCAAAAGAGGCGATCGAAGATGCCAGGTTTTCAGATGAGATCGATAATGAGCGTTTTGGAATATCTGCAGCTTCCGGTATCGGCGGACTTCCTGCGATTGAAAAGAACTCTATCATTATCGAGACGAAAGGTCCTCGCCGTATATCTCCGTTTTTTATTCCTTCTGCGTTAGTCAACATGCTCGGCGGATTCGTATCGATCGCTCATGATCTAAAAGGTCCGAACCTGTCATCGGTCACGGCATGTGCTGCAGGAACTCACGCTATCAGCGAAGCTGCAAAAACCATTATGTGTAACGGTGCGGATAGAATGCTTGTTGTTGCCGCGGAATCAGCGATCACAGGCGCAGGTGTCGGTGGATTCGCCGCGATGAAAGCACTTTCTACAAGAAATGAAGATCCAAAACATGCTTCCCGTCCGTTTGATTCAGGCCGTGACGGATTTGTTATGGGCGAGGGTGCGGGAGCACTTGTTCTTGAAGAGTATGAAACAGCAGTTGCCCGCGGCGCAAATATCTATGCTGAGATCATTGGTTTTGGCGAGAGCGGTGATGCGAGCCATATCACGACTCCGAGTCTGGACGGTCCTCTGCGCGCGATGAAAGCCGCGTATAAGATGGCGGGAGAGCCTAAACTCGATTATGTAAACGCACATGGGACATCGACTCCTATCAATGACAAGAATGAAACGGCAGCGGTCAAAGAGCTGCTTGGCGGTGCGCAAAACTGTCCTCCGATGAGTTCTATCAAAGGTCAGATAGGACACTGTCTGGGAGCTGCGGGAGGTATCGAAGCCGTAACGTGTCTGATGGCTATGCGTGACGGTATCATCCCTCCGACGATCAACTATGAAACGCCGGATGAGAACTGTGATCTGGACTATGTTCCAAATCAAGCGCGCAAGGCTGAGCTAAACGTAGTTATGAGTAACTCCTTTGGTTTTGGCGGTACGAACGGCGTTGTAATTTTCAAAAAAATCTAA
- the acpP gene encoding acyl carrier protein, with amino-acid sequence MALIDDIKEVVVEQLSVNPDEVKEDSKFVEDLGADSLDVVELVMALEEKFDIEIPDDEAEKIQTVKDVIDYIESK; translated from the coding sequence ATGGCACTAATCGATGATATTAAAGAAGTTGTTGTTGAACAATTAAGCGTTAACCCAGACGAAGTAAAAGAAGATTCTAAATTTGTCGAGGATCTAGGTGCGGACAGCCTTGATGTCGTTGAATTAGTAATGGCGCTTGAAGAGAAGTTCGATATCGAAATCCCTGATGACGAAGCGGAAAAAATTCAGACTGTCAAAGATGTAATTGATTATATAGAAAGTAAATAA
- the fabG gene encoding 3-oxoacyl-ACP reductase FabG: MKFSGKNVLITGSSRGIGAEIAKVLAAYGLKVWINYRSGAAEADAVKAEIEAAGGTAAVIGFDVSDEDAFVDAIKTIVDSDGELAYLVNNAGITNDKLALRMKVEDFMSVINANLTSAFIGCREAMKVMRKKKFGSIVNISSIVGETGNGGQTNYAASKGGMIAMTKSFAIEAASSGIRYNSLTPGFIATEMTDVLSDEIKNSFTSKIPMGRFGNAKEVAEATAFLLSDHSSYITGETLKVNGGMNMA, from the coding sequence ATGAAATTCAGTGGAAAAAATGTTTTAATAACGGGTTCAAGCCGCGGTATAGGCGCGGAAATAGCAAAAGTGTTGGCGGCTTACGGCCTAAAAGTATGGATAAACTATCGTAGCGGAGCGGCGGAAGCCGATGCAGTAAAAGCCGAGATAGAAGCAGCAGGCGGTACGGCAGCGGTCATAGGATTTGACGTAAGCGATGAAGACGCATTCGTGGATGCGATCAAGACTATCGTAGATAGCGACGGAGAGCTTGCTTATCTTGTAAACAATGCGGGTATTACGAATGACAAACTTGCACTTCGCATGAAAGTAGAAGATTTTATGTCGGTCATAAACGCCAACCTTACATCCGCGTTCATCGGCTGCCGTGAAGCGATGAAGGTGATGAGAAAGAAAAAATTCGGCTCGATTGTAAATATCTCTTCTATCGTAGGCGAAACAGGTAACGGCGGTCAGACGAATTATGCGGCAAGCAAAGGCGGTATGATCGCAATGACAAAAAGCTTTGCCATCGAAGCCGCATCAAGCGGTATCCGTTACAACTCTCTTACTCCTGGCTTCATTGCGACGGAAATGACCGATGTTTTGAGCGATGAGATCAAAAATTCGTTTACGTCCAAGATCCCTATGGGACGTTTTGGAAATGCCAAAGAAGTTGCCGAAGCGACGGCATTTCTGCTCTCGGATCATTCAAGCTACATTACCGGCGAAACGTTGAAAGTAAACGGCGGAATGAATATGGCATAA
- the gpmI gene encoding 2,3-bisphosphoglycerate-independent phosphoglycerate mutase codes for MSKKAVLVITDGIGYSSKTQYNAFYNAKKPAYDDLFKNVPHSLIDTFGLSVGLPHGQMGNSEVGHMTIGSGRVLYQDLVKISLALDEHSFSDNAEFKTLLKKSKRLHLIGLMSDGGVHSHIDHFMGIADIASTQGKEVFLHLITDGRDVSPTSATLYLHQVQAHLGDNVKIASIGGRFYTMDRDNRWERVQAGYEAIVNASPKSDHSVEDYIESSYAKKITDEFIEPTAFEGYEGFKEGDGVLTVNFRSDRMREIVTAIGDENFEGFTRKYIPVNVATITEYDKSFDYPVLFKKESPKNTLAEVISANGLRQLHTAETEKYAHVTFFFNGGIDEPCLNETRVLIPSPNVRTYDMKPQMSAPEVCDAVLKAMDEDYDFVVVNFANGDMVGHTGDFDAAVKAVETVDTQLGRIVAKAKAKDYALVLTSDHGNCEEMKDDSGNVLTNHTVGKVWCFVMAEGVSKVETGGLNNIAATVLKLMDLQIPKEMDHSLI; via the coding sequence TTGTCTAAAAAAGCAGTTTTGGTCATCACGGACGGTATCGGATATTCGTCTAAGACACAGTACAATGCATTTTATAATGCCAAAAAACCGGCGTACGATGATCTTTTTAAAAATGTGCCTCATTCTCTCATAGATACTTTCGGATTAAGCGTAGGACTTCCGCATGGACAGATGGGAAACTCGGAAGTAGGACATATGACCATAGGCAGCGGACGGGTCTTGTATCAGGACCTGGTGAAGATCTCTTTGGCGCTTGACGAACACAGTTTTAGCGATAATGCGGAATTCAAAACCTTGCTGAAAAAATCAAAAAGGCTGCATCTTATAGGGCTTATGAGCGACGGCGGCGTTCATTCTCATATAGACCATTTTATGGGTATAGCGGATATCGCTTCGACTCAGGGCAAAGAGGTGTTTTTACATCTTATAACCGACGGACGGGATGTTTCTCCGACTTCGGCGACCCTTTATCTGCATCAGGTACAGGCACACTTGGGAGACAATGTAAAGATAGCATCCATCGGCGGGCGTTTTTATACGATGGACCGTGATAACCGCTGGGAAAGAGTACAGGCGGGTTACGAGGCAATTGTAAACGCTTCTCCAAAGAGCGATCACAGCGTGGAGGATTATATCGAAAGTTCATATGCTAAAAAAATCACCGACGAATTTATAGAACCGACGGCATTTGAAGGATACGAGGGGTTTAAAGAGGGTGACGGCGTGTTAACCGTAAACTTCAGAAGCGACAGAATGAGAGAGATCGTGACGGCTATCGGTGATGAAAATTTTGAAGGTTTCACAAGAAAATATATTCCCGTGAACGTTGCTACCATCACCGAGTACGATAAGAGTTTCGACTATCCCGTTCTGTTTAAAAAAGAATCGCCGAAAAATACGCTCGCAGAGGTGATATCGGCTAACGGGCTGCGCCAGCTGCATACCGCAGAGACGGAAAAATACGCTCATGTAACGTTCTTCTTTAACGGCGGTATAGATGAACCATGTCTTAATGAAACACGCGTGTTGATCCCGAGTCCCAATGTCAGAACATATGATATGAAACCCCAAATGAGCGCGCCTGAAGTCTGCGATGCCGTACTAAAAGCGATGGATGAAGATTATGATTTTGTAGTCGTTAACTTTGCAAACGGCGATATGGTCGGTCATACAGGAGATTTTGATGCGGCCGTCAAAGCTGTAGAGACCGTCGATACGCAGCTTGGGCGCATCGTAGCAAAGGCAAAAGCAAAAGATTATGCGCTGGTACTTACTTCCGATCATGGAAACTGTGAAGAGATGAAAGATGACAGCGGCAATGTGCTTACGAACCATACGGTCGGAAAGGTCTGGTGTTTCGTCATGGCAGAGGGTGTGAGTAAAGTCGAGACGGGGGGATTGAACAACATCGCCGCGACCGTTTTAAAACTGATGGATCTGCAAATACCAAAAGAGATGGATCACAGTTTGATATAA
- the mraY gene encoding phospho-N-acetylmuramoyl-pentapeptide-transferase produces MLYWLHLYFDINILGYITIRAGIAFFLGLTLTLFLMPKFIKWAKSSSSVQPINNWAPEAHQLKSKTPTMGGIVFIIATIIASFLTVKLNNIYVIGALTTIITFSLIGLQDDMAKIKNRLNTAGLSAKAKLFAQILSAGGVAAFLYIFAEFDTDLYLPFMKTPIFDMGIFAMLFWIVVIVSTSNAVNLTDGLDGLATVPSIAALSSLSLIVYATGNSIFSEYLLIPHFNVGEVVIIASALIGSLAGFLWYNCHPAEIFMGDSGSLTLGAFIAYMAIISKVEILLVLIGLIFVIETLSVILQVGSFKLRKKRIFLMAPIHHHFEMKKWSENKIIVRFWIIAIISNLIAIITLKIR; encoded by the coding sequence TTGCTTTATTGGCTTCACTTATATTTTGACATAAACATCCTCGGATATATAACGATACGGGCCGGGATCGCATTTTTTTTAGGGCTTACCCTTACTCTCTTTTTGATGCCGAAATTTATAAAATGGGCAAAGAGCAGTTCAAGCGTGCAACCGATAAACAACTGGGCACCCGAAGCGCATCAGCTCAAATCAAAGACTCCTACGATGGGAGGAATCGTTTTTATCATAGCCACCATTATCGCCTCTTTTTTAACGGTGAAATTAAATAATATCTACGTTATCGGCGCTCTAACTACCATCATAACTTTTTCACTTATAGGTCTTCAAGACGATATGGCAAAAATAAAAAACAGACTCAATACTGCGGGACTCTCGGCAAAAGCAAAACTGTTCGCTCAGATTCTAAGCGCCGGAGGCGTTGCGGCATTTTTATACATTTTTGCCGAGTTCGATACGGACCTCTATCTTCCTTTTATGAAAACCCCTATATTCGACATGGGAATATTCGCTATGCTTTTTTGGATCGTCGTGATCGTTTCTACGTCAAATGCCGTTAACCTCACGGACGGTCTTGACGGACTGGCCACGGTTCCTTCCATAGCCGCACTTTCATCGCTCAGCCTCATAGTGTATGCAACCGGGAACAGTATCTTCAGTGAATACCTCCTTATCCCCCATTTCAACGTAGGTGAAGTCGTTATAATCGCTTCGGCACTTATAGGCTCCCTTGCCGGATTTTTATGGTACAACTGTCATCCCGCCGAAATATTCATGGGGGACAGCGGTTCGCTTACTCTTGGAGCATTTATAGCCTATATGGCGATAATCAGCAAGGTCGAGATCCTTCTTGTGCTTATAGGGTTGATCTTTGTTATCGAAACACTTTCCGTGATCCTTCAGGTCGGAAGTTTCAAGCTGCGCAAAAAACGTATCTTTTTAATGGCTCCAATCCACCACCATTTCGAAATGAAAAAGTGGTCGGAAAACAAGATAATCGTCAGATTCTGGATCATCGCCATCATCTCGAATCTGATCGCGATCATTACCCTGAAGATACGCTGA
- the murD gene encoding UDP-N-acetylmuramoyl-L-alanine--D-glutamate ligase: protein MNRVSLFGYGGTTKALAKIIKNVVFYDDKVTKPFTDENGFKVKPSNEFNPKYSSLEITSPGIPPHNPLIQKAAHLISEYDYFADVMPFSIWISGTNGKTTTTQMLQHLLREYGSVEGGNIGTPLAQLDQKAPIWVLETSSFTLHYTKKAKPNIYVLLPLSPDHLSWHGDMQSYIDDKLKPVKMMKDGEVAIIPKIYEEHLSCSADVIFYEDENELAELFNIEPKKINFKGVFLLDALLALCVKKILFNKTDYEGINSFVIDPHRQEELQDSKGRLWVNDTKATNLDATIGALKRYKDKNIRLILGGDDKGVDLTQLFEYMKGLNVEVYAIGSNEEKLLQLSKDHGIAALGCKILDNAVAEIAKVLKSGEITLLSPAAASLDQFTSYAERGNRFKELVKTL, encoded by the coding sequence ATGAACAGAGTATCTCTTTTTGGATACGGCGGGACCACAAAAGCTCTTGCAAAAATCATAAAAAATGTCGTTTTTTACGATGATAAAGTTACAAAACCCTTTACCGACGAGAACGGCTTTAAAGTAAAACCTTCAAATGAATTCAATCCGAAATATTCATCACTGGAGATCACCTCTCCGGGAATCCCGCCGCATAATCCGTTGATACAAAAAGCCGCTCATCTTATAAGCGAATACGACTATTTTGCCGACGTCATGCCTTTTTCAATCTGGATCAGCGGGACGAACGGTAAAACGACGACGACGCAGATGCTGCAGCATCTGCTGCGTGAATACGGCAGCGTCGAAGGAGGAAACATCGGAACCCCTTTGGCACAGCTTGATCAAAAAGCTCCCATATGGGTACTTGAAACGAGCAGTTTTACGCTTCACTATACGAAAAAAGCCAAACCCAATATCTATGTCTTGCTTCCGCTCTCCCCAGACCACCTTTCCTGGCATGGAGATATGCAGTCTTACATTGACGATAAGCTCAAACCCGTAAAGATGATGAAAGACGGAGAGGTCGCCATAATCCCGAAAATCTACGAAGAGCACCTTTCCTGCAGTGCCGACGTCATCTTTTACGAAGACGAGAACGAACTGGCGGAGCTCTTTAATATAGAACCAAAAAAGATAAACTTTAAAGGCGTGTTTCTGCTGGACGCCCTGTTGGCGCTATGCGTGAAAAAGATATTGTTTAACAAGACAGACTATGAAGGCATAAACTCGTTCGTGATCGATCCTCACCGTCAAGAAGAGCTTCAGGACTCAAAAGGCAGACTTTGGGTAAACGATACGAAAGCCACGAATCTTGATGCGACCATCGGTGCTTTAAAAAGATATAAAGATAAAAACATCCGTCTTATTTTAGGCGGGGACGATAAAGGCGTCGACCTGACGCAGCTTTTTGAATATATGAAAGGACTAAACGTAGAGGTATACGCCATAGGTTCAAACGAAGAAAAACTTCTTCAACTCTCAAAAGATCACGGCATCGCCGCTCTTGGCTGCAAGATATTGGACAATGCGGTCGCCGAAATAGCGAAAGTCCTCAAAAGCGGCGAAATCACTCTGCTCTCTCCCGCAGCCGCGAGCCTGGATCAGTTTACCTCTTATGCAGAGCGCGGGAACAGATTTAAAGAGTTGGTCAAAACTCTTTGA